Proteins co-encoded in one Bradyrhizobium sp. 170 genomic window:
- a CDS encoding ABC transporter ATP-binding protein produces the protein MTSSLLALSDLHVTFSTRRGLVEAVRGVTLSLGEGEMLGLVGESGSGKSVTGFAITRLLDAAGRITAGHIRFRGQDITRISGSDFRHLHGAAMAMIFQNPRGALNPIRAVGDQIADAITAHKRMPRDEARAQALELLRAVQIRDPEKRMAAYPHELSGGMCQRVMIAMAISCNPALLIADEPTTGLDVTTQKVVMDLLTGIAAERGMATILITHDLGLAARYCRRVVVMEQGRLVEEADPKTLFHAPQHPYTKRLVAASPTASSRIADLVPEEERRRHVAMPAAPRPQPAPGTPPLLEVQKLAKRFDQGAAAVADFSMMISAGESVGLVGESGSGKSTTSRIICRLIDPSEGEIAFEGQSIGHIPARDFHRSPFRKDIQIVFQDPNDSLNPRFTAFDCIAHPLLRLGGMRAGDALRQRVEECAQRVGLGIELLTRFPHQLSGGQKARVGIARAIACRPRLLVLDEPTAALDVSVQAVVLQLLDRLRREDDLAFLFVSHDLNVVRMMCDRTIVLQNGRIVEQGESRAMFDNPKTAYTRELVEAVPHIEPELAAFAT, from the coding sequence ATGACCTCATCGCTGTTGGCATTAAGCGACCTGCACGTCACCTTCTCGACGCGGCGTGGTCTTGTCGAGGCGGTGCGTGGCGTCACGCTGTCGCTCGGCGAGGGCGAGATGCTCGGCCTCGTCGGCGAGAGCGGCTCGGGCAAATCAGTCACCGGTTTTGCGATCACGCGGCTGCTCGACGCGGCCGGCCGGATCACGGCAGGCCACATCCGGTTTCGCGGGCAGGACATCACGCGGATATCGGGGAGTGATTTCCGCCATCTGCATGGCGCGGCGATGGCGATGATCTTCCAGAATCCGCGTGGCGCGCTCAATCCGATCCGTGCGGTCGGGGACCAGATCGCCGACGCGATTACGGCTCATAAGCGAATGCCCCGCGATGAAGCGCGCGCGCAGGCGCTGGAGCTGCTGCGCGCCGTGCAAATTCGCGATCCTGAAAAGCGGATGGCCGCTTACCCGCATGAACTCTCCGGCGGCATGTGCCAGCGCGTGATGATCGCCATGGCGATTTCCTGCAATCCGGCGCTCCTGATCGCCGATGAGCCGACCACCGGCCTCGACGTCACGACGCAAAAGGTCGTGATGGACCTTCTGACCGGGATTGCAGCCGAGCGCGGCATGGCGACCATCCTGATCACGCATGACCTCGGTCTCGCCGCCCGTTACTGTCGCCGCGTCGTGGTGATGGAGCAGGGCCGGCTGGTCGAGGAGGCCGACCCGAAGACTCTCTTCCACGCGCCACAGCACCCTTACACCAAACGTCTGGTGGCGGCTTCACCCACGGCGAGTTCACGGATCGCGGATCTGGTGCCGGAGGAGGAGAGGCGGCGGCATGTTGCGATGCCTGCCGCGCCCCGGCCGCAGCCGGCGCCGGGTACGCCGCCGCTGCTGGAGGTGCAGAAACTCGCCAAGCGGTTCGATCAGGGCGCCGCGGCGGTGGCAGACTTTTCCATGATGATCAGCGCCGGCGAGAGCGTCGGTCTGGTCGGCGAATCCGGTTCCGGCAAGAGCACGACGTCGCGCATCATCTGCCGGCTGATCGACCCGAGCGAGGGCGAGATCGCGTTCGAGGGACAGTCGATCGGCCATATCCCGGCCCGCGATTTTCATCGGTCACCGTTTCGCAAGGACATCCAGATCGTCTTTCAGGATCCGAACGACAGCCTCAACCCGCGGTTCACCGCCTTTGACTGCATCGCCCATCCGCTGCTTCGGCTTGGCGGCATGCGCGCAGGCGACGCGTTGCGGCAGCGGGTGGAGGAGTGCGCGCAGCGCGTTGGACTGGGGATCGAATTGCTGACGCGCTTCCCGCATCAGCTTTCAGGCGGCCAGAAGGCCCGTGTCGGCATCGCCCGCGCCATCGCCTGCCGGCCGCGCCTCTTGGTGCTTGACGAGCCGACGGCGGCGCTCGACGTCTCGGTGCAGGCGGTGGTGCTGCAACTGCTCGACCGGTTGCGGCGCGAGGATGATCTGGCCTTCCTCTTCGTCAGCCACGATCTCAATGTCGTTCGCATGATGTGCGATCGGACCATCGTGCTGCAAAACGGCCGCATCGTCGAACAGGGTGAAAGCCGGGCGATGTTCGATAATCCGAAAACCGCTTACACGCGCGAGCTGGTTGAAGCCGTGCCGCATATCGAGCCGGAGCTGGCTGCGTTCGCGACCTGA
- a CDS encoding MarR family transcriptional regulator, with translation MRKAKNRRGETRHRPWPLSQRPGFLIRRLHQIHVALFQEACGEFEITPLQYSLLSALAVRKTADQTTLAADIALDRTTTTGALKRLAAHNLVERAVNDEDRRARLCKLTPAGAALLAKIEASARAAHRATIDNLSEREQAVFVDMMQRIVAAHSNRDSATALFD, from the coding sequence TTGCGGAAGGCAAAAAATCGTCGCGGCGAGACCAGGCACCGCCCCTGGCCGCTGTCACAACGGCCGGGATTTCTGATCCGGCGGCTGCATCAGATCCATGTCGCACTGTTCCAGGAAGCATGCGGCGAATTCGAGATCACGCCACTGCAATACAGCCTGCTTTCAGCGCTTGCTGTCCGGAAAACTGCCGATCAGACCACGTTGGCGGCCGATATCGCGCTGGACAGGACAACGACGACCGGAGCGCTCAAGCGGCTGGCTGCCCACAATCTTGTCGAGAGAGCCGTTAATGACGAGGATCGTCGCGCCCGGCTCTGTAAACTGACGCCGGCGGGAGCGGCGCTCCTGGCAAAAATCGAGGCCTCGGCGCGGGCCGCGCACCGTGCCACGATCGATAATTTAAGCGAAAGGGAGCAAGCCGTATTCGTCGATATGATGCAGCGCATCGTCGCGGCGCACTCCAATCGCGACAGCGCTACTGCCCTATTCGATTAG
- a CDS encoding amidohydrolase/deacetylase family metallohydrolase, with protein MAISATFDQLLRGGRVICPASGIDGVRDVAIRNGKIAAVQSDILPTSAREVIEVTGKLVLPGLIDTHAHVYQYVTGRFGMNADMVGVQSGVTTLVDQGGPSCMTLPGFRHFVAEPAKSRVYAFLSAYLVGGLEGHYYPQLYSPEGVDIDATVKAATANLDIVRGIKAHAEIGGFARWGIRVIEMAAEIGRRADLPVYVHFGQLWGLPESGTNGEDVDTILERVIPLLREGDVLAHPFTRHPGGFVNREGEVHPVIQAALDRGLKVDVGHGSHFSYRLAKKALAAGIVPTTLGADIHGYNTHVPAPAGTPDQHEDDENHPFAGQAKFSLVQAMSSMMALGLALEQVVPLVTSNPAKMLGRADEIGALKVGRDADVSVVGERAGRFVLRDNENNEVVAERLLQPEFCLRAGARYEAVAPILPQAVAA; from the coding sequence ATGGCTATCAGCGCCACCTTCGACCAGCTTCTGCGCGGCGGCCGCGTGATCTGCCCGGCCTCCGGCATCGACGGGGTCAGGGACGTTGCCATCCGTAATGGCAAGATCGCGGCGGTGCAGAGCGACATTTTGCCGACCAGCGCCAGAGAGGTGATCGAGGTAACCGGCAAGCTGGTATTGCCGGGCCTCATCGATACCCACGCGCATGTCTATCAGTATGTCACCGGCCGCTTCGGCATGAATGCCGACATGGTGGGTGTGCAGTCCGGCGTGACGACATTGGTCGATCAAGGCGGCCCATCCTGCATGACGCTGCCCGGCTTTCGGCATTTCGTCGCCGAGCCCGCGAAGTCGCGCGTTTATGCCTTCCTGTCGGCTTACCTGGTGGGCGGGCTCGAGGGGCATTATTATCCGCAACTCTATAGTCCCGAAGGTGTCGATATCGATGCCACGGTGAAGGCGGCGACGGCCAATCTCGACATTGTTCGCGGCATCAAGGCCCATGCGGAGATCGGCGGCTTCGCGCGCTGGGGCATTCGCGTCATCGAAATGGCGGCCGAGATCGGACGCCGCGCCGATCTGCCGGTCTATGTGCATTTCGGTCAGCTTTGGGGCCTGCCCGAAAGCGGCACCAATGGCGAAGATGTCGACACTATCCTGGAGCGCGTGATCCCCTTGCTGCGGGAGGGTGACGTGCTGGCGCATCCGTTCACGCGCCATCCCGGCGGCTTCGTCAACCGCGAGGGTGAAGTGCACCCCGTGATTCAGGCGGCGCTCGATCGCGGCCTGAAGGTCGACGTCGGTCACGGCAGCCATTTCTCCTATCGTCTCGCGAAGAAGGCGCTGGCTGCCGGCATCGTTCCCACCACGCTCGGCGCGGACATTCACGGCTACAATACCCACGTGCCTGCGCCTGCCGGCACGCCGGACCAGCACGAGGACGACGAGAACCATCCCTTCGCCGGCCAGGCCAAGTTCAGCCTGGTTCAGGCGATGAGCTCGATGATGGCGCTCGGCCTGGCGCTCGAACAGGTCGTGCCGCTGGTCACCTCCAACCCGGCCAAAATGCTCGGCCGTGCTGACGAAATCGGCGCCCTCAAGGTTGGCAGGGACGCCGACGTCTCGGTAGTCGGAGAGCGAGCCGGACGATTTGTCCTTCGCGACAACGAGAACAATGAAGTCGTCGCCGAGCGTCTGCTGCAGCCTGAGTTCTGTCTGCGCGCCGGTGCGCGATACGAAGCAGTAGCGCCAATTCTGCCGCAGGCCGTGGCGGCCTGA
- a CDS encoding ABC transporter permease: MTSATLRHAGWILRGNPLTAVAAAGVFLLALIAIFGPWIVPYDPIVSNVSQALMPPSAAHIAGTDQLGRDVFSRLIVAARLDLAIAVSAVGISFAIGAVIGAICGYTGGRLDRGVGRFVDVVMAFPLFVLAMAMVAALGNRVENIVIATAIINLPFYIRFARAEVNVRRNVGWVEAARACGDSHLSVVLRFLLPNVLPAMAVQISLNLGWAILNAAGLSFIGLGVKPPTPEWGIMVAEGARFISTGKWWLVAFPGLALMLTVLCFNLLGDGVRDILDPRMRT; the protein is encoded by the coding sequence ATGACCAGCGCAACGCTTCGCCATGCCGGCTGGATTCTGCGTGGCAACCCGCTCACCGCCGTTGCCGCTGCCGGCGTCTTCCTGCTTGCGCTGATCGCCATTTTCGGGCCGTGGATCGTGCCGTATGATCCGATCGTCTCGAACGTGTCGCAGGCCCTGATGCCACCGAGCGCGGCACACATCGCCGGCACCGATCAACTCGGCCGCGACGTGTTCAGCCGCCTCATCGTCGCGGCGCGGCTCGATCTCGCCATCGCCGTCTCGGCAGTCGGAATCTCCTTTGCCATCGGTGCCGTGATCGGCGCGATCTGCGGCTATACCGGTGGCCGGCTCGATCGCGGCGTCGGCCGCTTCGTCGACGTCGTGATGGCCTTTCCGCTTTTCGTGCTGGCAATGGCGATGGTCGCAGCACTCGGCAACCGGGTCGAGAACATCGTCATCGCGACCGCCATCATCAATCTGCCGTTCTACATCCGCTTTGCGCGGGCCGAGGTGAATGTCCGTCGTAATGTCGGCTGGGTCGAAGCGGCGCGCGCCTGCGGTGACAGCCACCTCTCGGTCGTGTTGCGCTTTCTGCTGCCGAACGTGCTGCCGGCCATGGCGGTACAAATATCGCTCAATCTCGGCTGGGCGATCCTCAATGCTGCCGGACTTTCCTTTATCGGCCTCGGCGTCAAGCCGCCGACGCCGGAATGGGGCATCATGGTTGCGGAGGGCGCGCGCTTCATTTCCACCGGCAAATGGTGGCTGGTCGCCTTCCCGGGCCTGGCGTTGATGCTGACGGTGCTGTGCTTCAACCTGCTCGGCGACGGGGTGCGCGATATTCTCGACCCCCGCATGCGAACATGA
- a CDS encoding FAD binding domain-containing protein — MKPAPFGYERPRDLQAALAVLDEAKTAAKIIAGGQSLGPMLNLRLVEPQLIVDITGLAELKQVERRGDELVLGACVTHADIEDGRIPDVTRGAMQGVAANIAYRAVRNRGTVGGSLSHADPAADWVSALSALGARLTLRSRAGARTVAMEDFIVGALESALRDGEIVKTIHIPAMPPSAHWGYAKSCRKTGEFAHAIGAILIDPSAASARVVIGAIDAAPVVITNAAELFGGRIASDYKDRFDARVADALLVKAGLSNAAHRHIHVSVLKRAVREAAA, encoded by the coding sequence ATGAAACCGGCACCTTTCGGCTACGAACGTCCACGCGACCTGCAGGCGGCGCTTGCCGTGCTCGACGAGGCCAAAACTGCCGCCAAGATCATTGCCGGCGGCCAGTCGCTTGGTCCGATGCTCAATCTGCGACTGGTGGAGCCGCAGTTGATCGTCGACATCACCGGTCTTGCCGAGCTCAAGCAGGTCGAGCGTCGCGGCGACGAACTCGTGCTCGGGGCCTGTGTCACCCATGCGGACATCGAGGATGGACGTATTCCGGATGTCACGCGCGGCGCCATGCAGGGCGTGGCTGCTAATATCGCCTATCGCGCCGTGCGCAATCGCGGCACAGTCGGCGGATCGCTCAGCCATGCCGATCCCGCGGCGGACTGGGTATCCGCGCTCTCGGCGCTGGGTGCACGATTGACGCTGCGAAGCCGCGCGGGCGCGCGCACGGTGGCGATGGAGGATTTCATCGTCGGTGCGCTCGAATCTGCGCTGCGCGATGGCGAGATCGTCAAAACCATTCATATCCCGGCGATGCCGCCGTCGGCGCATTGGGGCTACGCCAAGAGTTGTCGCAAGACAGGGGAATTTGCGCACGCGATCGGCGCAATCCTGATCGATCCGAGCGCCGCATCGGCGCGCGTCGTGATCGGCGCGATCGATGCCGCGCCGGTCGTCATCACGAATGCCGCAGAGCTGTTCGGCGGACGCATTGCCAGCGACTACAAGGATCGCTTCGATGCGCGTGTGGCTGACGCCCTTCTCGTCAAGGCCGGCCTCTCGAATGCGGCTCACCGTCATATTCATGTAAGCGTGCTCAAACGTGCTGTCCGCGAGGCCGCCGCGTGA
- a CDS encoding xanthine dehydrogenase family protein molybdopterin-binding subunit, with amino-acid sequence MEENVTVRNEREFPSAGGAGAGQGVGARLPRKEDDRLMRGRGQFVADIRLAGLQDVAFVRSPVAHALIRGIHVPERYRGSVFTAADLAGVNPIRAVSGLPGFKISEQPVLATGKVRQVGELVAMCVAPTRAEAEDIAAAVTLDLEELSAVYDMRKAREPGSVLVHEHWGDNVFLETNFEVDISSALDAPIKVSREISTARQCMSPLEGRGVVATFDHRLDQLTLYSSAQMPHITRSGLAECLGMEQGRIRIVSPDVGGGFGHKGILLPEEVCLSWLTMRRGHPVRWTEDRREHLTASSNCREHHYKITVYADRDGRLRGIDCEATVDSGAYSSYPFSACLEAAQVASILPGPYLMPAYRCRTFSVATNKCPILPYRGVARTGVCFALELMLDLVAAEAGLEPGEVRLRNLVQPEQMPFDNITNKHFDSGDYPEAMRRALASVDVEGVRARQRRGEADGRRIGVGVSIYCEQAAHGTSVYSGWGIPMVPGHEQASARLTPDGGLEIRVGVHSHGQGMETTLAQVAHEMLGVDVAKVRLIHGDTAMTPYSTGTWGSRSMVMAGGAVAIACRELGERARRIGAKLLQHDPAAVVLQNGEVRGVNGSVALKEIAHTWYRRPQDLPADVDPGGLEVTAGYKPQRDTGTFSYAAHAAVVVVDPDLGEVEILDYVIVEDGGVLVNPMVVDGQIYGGLAQGIGTALYEEMPFDAAGQPLATTLADYLLPGPTEVPAPRLDHMETPSPYTQFGVKGIGEGGAIAPPAAIANAVNDALRPLGVELMQSPITPYRVVEAVLAARDAERPAA; translated from the coding sequence ATCGAGGAGAACGTCACCGTGCGCAATGAGCGCGAGTTTCCTTCCGCAGGCGGAGCGGGCGCCGGACAAGGCGTCGGCGCCCGGCTGCCGCGAAAGGAAGACGATCGGTTGATGCGTGGCCGTGGCCAGTTCGTGGCCGACATTCGCCTCGCCGGGCTGCAGGACGTTGCCTTCGTGCGCAGTCCGGTGGCGCATGCGCTGATCCGCGGCATCCATGTGCCCGAGCGTTATCGCGGCAGCGTCTTTACGGCGGCGGATCTGGCCGGCGTCAATCCAATCCGCGCAGTATCTGGGCTGCCGGGATTCAAGATTTCCGAGCAGCCGGTGCTCGCCACCGGGAAGGTGCGTCAGGTCGGCGAGCTCGTTGCCATGTGCGTCGCGCCGACGCGGGCCGAAGCCGAGGACATTGCGGCGGCGGTGACGCTCGATCTCGAAGAGCTTTCTGCCGTCTATGACATGCGGAAGGCGCGCGAGCCGGGTTCGGTTCTGGTGCATGAGCATTGGGGCGATAACGTCTTTCTCGAAACCAATTTCGAGGTCGACATCTCCAGCGCGCTCGATGCGCCGATCAAGGTGTCGCGCGAGATATCGACCGCGCGGCAGTGCATGTCGCCGCTCGAGGGGCGCGGCGTGGTCGCGACCTTCGATCATCGCCTCGACCAGCTCACGCTCTATTCCTCGGCCCAGATGCCACACATCACGCGTAGTGGTCTTGCCGAATGCCTCGGCATGGAGCAGGGGCGAATCCGTATCGTTTCGCCTGACGTCGGCGGCGGCTTCGGGCACAAGGGAATCCTGCTGCCGGAAGAAGTCTGCCTTTCCTGGCTGACGATGCGCCGCGGCCATCCGGTGCGCTGGACCGAGGACCGCCGCGAGCATCTCACGGCCAGCTCCAACTGCCGCGAGCACCACTACAAGATCACGGTCTACGCCGATCGCGACGGGCGGCTGCGGGGTATCGACTGCGAAGCGACCGTCGATTCCGGCGCTTACTCGTCCTATCCGTTTTCGGCGTGCCTTGAGGCGGCGCAGGTCGCCAGCATCCTGCCTGGACCCTATTTGATGCCGGCCTATCGCTGCCGGACGTTTTCGGTCGCCACCAACAAGTGTCCGATCCTGCCTTATCGCGGCGTGGCCCGCACCGGCGTCTGCTTCGCGCTGGAGCTGATGCTCGATCTGGTCGCGGCGGAAGCCGGGCTGGAGCCGGGCGAAGTCCGCTTGCGCAATCTGGTGCAGCCCGAGCAGATGCCGTTCGACAACATCACCAACAAGCACTTCGACAGCGGCGACTATCCCGAGGCGATGCGGCGGGCGCTGGCGTCCGTCGACGTCGAGGGCGTGCGTGCGCGTCAGCGCAGGGGTGAGGCCGATGGGCGCCGGATCGGCGTCGGCGTCTCGATCTATTGCGAGCAGGCCGCGCATGGCACATCGGTCTATTCCGGCTGGGGCATTCCGATGGTGCCCGGTCACGAGCAGGCGTCTGCGCGGCTGACGCCCGACGGTGGCCTCGAAATCAGGGTCGGCGTTCATTCCCACGGGCAGGGCATGGAGACGACGCTCGCGCAGGTCGCCCACGAGATGCTGGGCGTCGACGTCGCCAAGGTGCGCTTGATTCACGGCGACACGGCGATGACCCCGTACTCCACGGGCACCTGGGGCTCGCGCTCGATGGTGATGGCAGGCGGCGCGGTTGCAATCGCCTGCCGCGAACTGGGTGAACGCGCCAGACGCATCGGCGCCAAGCTGTTGCAGCACGATCCGGCTGCGGTGGTTCTGCAGAACGGCGAAGTGCGCGGCGTCAACGGCAGCGTCGCCTTGAAGGAAATCGCGCACACCTGGTATCGTCGGCCGCAGGATCTGCCTGCTGACGTCGATCCCGGCGGGCTGGAGGTCACGGCAGGCTACAAGCCGCAGCGCGATACCGGAACCTTCAGCTATGCCGCCCATGCCGCGGTCGTCGTCGTCGATCCGGATCTTGGAGAGGTCGAAATCCTCGATTACGTCATCGTCGAAGACGGCGGCGTTCTCGTCAATCCGATGGTGGTGGACGGCCAGATCTATGGCGGCCTGGCCCAGGGCATCGGCACCGCGCTGTACGAGGAGATGCCGTTCGATGCGGCCGGTCAGCCGCTGGCGACGACGCTTGCCGACTATCTGCTGCCTGGGCCCACTGAAGTGCCGGCGCCGCGTCTCGATCATATGGAGACGCCATCGCCCTATACGCAGTTTGGCGTGAAGGGCATCGGCGAGGGCGGCGCCATTGCGCCGCCGGCTGCGATCGCCAACGCCGTCAACGACGCGCTGCGGCCGCTTGGCGTGGAGCTGATGCAGTCGCCGATTACGCCCTATCGCGTCGTGGAGGCGGTTTTGGCCGCGCGTGACGCAGAAAGGCCGGCGGCATGA
- a CDS encoding 2Fe-2S iron-sulfur cluster-binding protein codes for MIALTVNQRAVQALAEPRTNLADFVREKLDLTGTHLGCEHGVCGACTVLLDGVPARSCITYAVACEGAEVTTIEGLDDDSVTTELRAAFTREHALQCGYCTPGMLVSARDLVLRLPQADERLIRVGLSGNLCRCTGYVGIVRAVKSVIEARRARDIAPMPDGGRKILGPVGSGRSDADRTERMRPVESEPTSPEAVGSVASIPDFTPATVLEQQFTVAHPPEQVFAMFDDIAAVAACLPGASLTAPPKSERVEGAIRVKIGPIAATFLGAARIERNPVDMSGRIVGIGNDRRSRSSTQGEIRYRLVPIEQGTRVDLSIGYTLTGMLAQVGRPGLVRDLAARLIAEFAGNLDRRLSGTSPGDTTPVELNGMALLFSLLRARAARWLGRFSPDKDSAT; via the coding sequence ATGATCGCGCTTACCGTGAACCAGCGCGCAGTGCAGGCTCTCGCGGAGCCTCGTACCAACCTCGCAGACTTCGTGCGCGAAAAACTCGACCTGACCGGTACGCATCTCGGCTGCGAACACGGCGTCTGCGGGGCTTGCACGGTGCTGCTTGACGGCGTCCCGGCGCGCTCATGCATCACCTATGCGGTGGCCTGCGAGGGGGCTGAGGTCACCACGATCGAAGGGCTCGACGACGACAGCGTTACGACGGAACTTCGGGCGGCCTTCACCCGCGAACATGCGTTGCAATGCGGCTATTGCACGCCGGGAATGTTGGTTTCGGCGCGTGATCTTGTGCTGCGCCTGCCGCAAGCCGACGAACGCCTGATCCGTGTCGGATTGAGCGGCAATCTGTGCCGGTGCACCGGCTATGTCGGTATCGTGCGTGCGGTCAAGTCTGTGATCGAAGCGCGGCGCGCCCGCGATATCGCGCCGATGCCGGACGGAGGGCGAAAGATCCTGGGTCCTGTTGGCTCGGGCCGAAGCGACGCGGACCGGACCGAACGCATGCGACCGGTCGAAAGCGAACCAACGTCGCCGGAGGCGGTCGGTTCGGTCGCCTCGATTCCGGATTTCACCCCCGCCACTGTCCTGGAGCAGCAGTTCACCGTCGCGCACCCGCCCGAGCAGGTGTTTGCGATGTTCGACGACATCGCAGCCGTCGCTGCCTGTCTTCCCGGCGCATCGTTGACGGCGCCGCCGAAGTCGGAGCGCGTCGAAGGGGCGATCCGGGTCAAGATTGGTCCGATTGCCGCGACGTTCCTGGGTGCCGCGCGGATCGAACGCAATCCGGTCGATATGTCCGGCCGCATCGTCGGTATCGGCAACGATCGGCGCAGCCGGTCTTCGACGCAGGGCGAAATCCGCTATCGGCTGGTGCCGATCGAGCAGGGGACGCGTGTCGATCTTTCCATCGGATACACGCTGACGGGCATGCTGGCGCAGGTCGGAAGGCCGGGGCTGGTGCGCGATCTCGCGGCACGACTGATCGCGGAATTTGCCGGCAATCTTGACCGCCGCCTGTCGGGTACGTCACCGGGCGACACCACACCGGTCGAGCTGAACGGAATGGCACTGCTTTTCAGTCTCTTGCGCGCGCGGGCGGCGCGTTGGCTTGGTCGATTCTCGCCCGACAAGGACAGCGCGACGTAA
- a CDS encoding ABC transporter substrate-binding protein, producing MTRTFRLVPTIALAVALLGGAANAQTIKIGVNEPLTGAFAASGTYVVNGAKIAADEINAKGGILGKKLELVIEDNKSNPTEAAAVAEKLITSDKVPVLMGAWGSSLTLAVMPKLMEYEVPMVVETSSSGKITTTGNPYIFRISPPSAIEAAAFKGIVDKLELKKVDFLIINNDWGRGTAEDFSKMMKEKGIAVGTVETMDQGAQDMSAQLSKLKGTDSETIIVTTAVDQLTLIFKQAAALGLKKRIITTGGSQNPDQIIAQAGAAANGTMHLTTFLPWFPDKTPNPEATNYFIAEWKKRGYDFAGCTESFRGYDGIRTAAAAIEKAGKAEPAAIKAALWDIKVKGLNGDIVFRKSGPEGKESGQSQPNVYLIEITDGKIGMKTL from the coding sequence ATGACACGGACTTTCAGACTTGTTCCGACGATAGCGCTGGCGGTCGCCTTGCTGGGTGGTGCCGCCAATGCTCAGACCATCAAGATCGGCGTCAATGAGCCCCTTACGGGCGCGTTCGCCGCGTCCGGCACCTACGTCGTCAACGGCGCCAAGATCGCGGCCGATGAGATCAACGCAAAGGGCGGCATTCTCGGCAAGAAGCTCGAACTCGTCATCGAGGACAACAAGAGCAATCCGACCGAAGCGGCCGCCGTCGCCGAAAAGCTGATCACCAGCGACAAGGTGCCGGTGCTGATGGGGGCGTGGGGTTCGAGCCTGACGCTTGCCGTGATGCCCAAGCTGATGGAATACGAAGTCCCGATGGTGGTCGAGACCTCTTCGTCAGGCAAGATCACCACGACCGGAAACCCCTACATCTTCCGTATCTCGCCGCCGTCGGCCATCGAGGCTGCGGCGTTCAAGGGGATCGTCGACAAGCTCGAATTGAAGAAGGTCGATTTCCTCATCATCAACAACGACTGGGGGCGCGGCACTGCTGAAGACTTCAGCAAGATGATGAAGGAGAAGGGCATCGCGGTCGGGACTGTCGAGACGATGGATCAGGGCGCGCAGGATATGAGCGCGCAGCTTTCCAAGCTCAAGGGCACCGATTCCGAAACCATCATTGTGACGACCGCGGTGGACCAGCTCACGCTGATCTTCAAGCAGGCTGCAGCACTCGGTCTCAAGAAGCGCATCATCACCACCGGCGGCTCGCAGAATCCGGATCAGATCATCGCGCAGGCGGGTGCTGCCGCCAACGGCACCATGCACCTGACGACATTCCTGCCCTGGTTCCCTGACAAGACGCCGAACCCGGAGGCGACCAATTACTTCATCGCCGAATGGAAGAAGCGCGGCTACGATTTCGCCGGCTGCACCGAGAGTTTTCGCGGCTATGACGGTATCCGTACCGCAGCGGCAGCGATCGAGAAAGCGGGCAAGGCGGAGCCTGCCGCGATCAAGGCGGCACTTTGGGACATCAAGGTAAAGGGCCTGAACGGCGACATCGTGTTCCGCAAGTCCGGTCCCGAAGGCAAGGAAAGCGGTCAGAGCCAGCCTAACGTCTATCTGATCGAAATTACCGACGGCAAGATCGGCATGAAGACGCTCTGA